A region from the Malus domestica chromosome 07, GDT2T_hap1 genome encodes:
- the LOC103455511 gene encoding probable protein S-acyltransferase 14 — MHRSGVAMAWNVFKFCTALRGLGSVMILLVLGVVGVTYYTVVLTNYGPALYDGGLDSLIAVAVLILFHCLLVMLLWSYFSVVLTDPGGVPPNWRPAVDEERGEADPLTGSDFNGLQPDPSNQRIRYCRKCNQLKPARCHHCSVCGRCVLKMDHHCVWVVNCVGALNYKYFLLFLFYTFLETSVVTLSLLPHFILFFSEGEIPGTPSTLATTFLAFVLNLAFALSVLGFLVMHISLVAANTTTIEAYEKKTSTKWRYDLGRKKNFEQVFGTDKRYWFIPAYSDEDLRRIPALQGLEYPSKPEFDSQEF; from the exons ATGCATAGATCTGGAGTCGCCATGGCTTGGAACGTGTTCAAGTTCTGCACAGCTTTGCGAGGTCTGGGCTCCGTCATGATCCTCCTTGTTCTTGGGGTCGTCGGTGTCACATATTACACTGTCGTTTTGACAAATTACGGCCCGGCTTTGTACGACGGCGGCCTTGACTCTCTCATTGCTGTTGCCGTATTGATCTTATTTCATTGCTTG TTGGTGATGTTATTATGGAGTTACTTTTCTGTTGTTTTGACGGATCCGGGGGGTGTGCCACCTAATTGGAGGCCTGCTGTGGATGAAGAGAGAGGGGAGGCTGACCCATTGACTGGGTCGGATTTTAATGGTTTGCAGCCTGACCCCTCTAATCAGAGAATCCGGTATTGCCGGAAGTGCAACCAGTTGAAACCAGCTCGTTGCCATCATTGCTCAGTTT GTGGGCGGTGTGTACTGAAAATGGATCACCATTGTGTATGGGTTGTTAATTGTGTTGGGGCCTTAAATTACaagtattttcttcttttcttg TTTTACACGTTtctcgagacaagtgttgtaaCATTATCCTTGCTGCcacattttattttgttctttagCGAGGGAGAAATACCTGGAACACCTAGCACCCTTGCAACTACCTTTCTTGCTTTTG TCTTGAATCTTGCGTTTGCATTAAGTGTTTTGGGTTTTCTGGTCATGCATATATCATTGGTGGCTGCGAACACCACAACCATTGAG GCATATGAAAAGAAAACCTCTACTAAATGGCGCTATGACCTTGGTCGAAAAAAGAATTTTGAACAG GTGTTTGGGACAGACAAACGATACTGGTTCATCCCCGCTTACTCGGATGAAGATTTACGGCGGATACCAGCACTTCAGGGTCTTGAGTATCCATCTAAGCCAGAGTTTGATTCCCAAGAGTTCTAA